In Scatophagus argus isolate fScaArg1 chromosome 3, fScaArg1.pri, whole genome shotgun sequence, the genomic stretch AGAGGAAGCTATTGTTGCTTATTAGTATAACCTGCTCCATAAGAGAGACGTGGCTTACGGGAGACAGGAGTACATCATACTGATACAACTGGACACTCAAAACTCAAGTAGTATCTATGTGAGGGTCAGAGGTCTGAGGACACAGACCAGGTCTCACAGGTCAAGCATCAGTGGTCATGGGTCAGGTGTCTGAGGTCACAGGTCAGGTATCGGAGGTCAGGTGTCACAGGCCAGAGGGAACAGTGCTTTCCTGCCTCAGCAGCAGGTCAACAGCAGCATCCACATCCTCTACCAAGTGACTGGGCTCCACCAAGTCTGGCTCCAAGACCAAGTCTCTGTGACCATGGAACACTGTCTCTGTGATCGCACCACTCTGGTTGCTAGGCAACGGGGAGCGAGGGTcatagacacctgtacacaCCTGAGGACAGGTGGAGCAGCTCTGTGTTAATGCTACACTTTAAAAGAACACAATATTATAATACTGTGATGTCAGTGTTATTACTGATACAAATGATGGACAAAACCACAAAAGTAAGACCAGAGTTCTAAAGCAAGTTTGAACTGGTTTTGTCTCGACCTACCAGTATGGAGCGACACTGAGCGGCAGCAGacaccatctcctcctctggcACCACCATTGTAAGGTGACTCCCCATTCCCTGGGCAACAAGCTTGGTAGTGGTCGTCATGGCAGCGTGCTGCTGAGCCAGGTAACGGTTGTACAGGTTAGCACCATAGATATCCGTCATCAGGTTGTCACTAGGCAACAAGAGGAGAGCAGTTTGGTTACTGAACTGATGGTGCTATGGATGGTTTGGTAAATGGTGCTATCAGTTTTGTGGCCTGATACACAGACCGTGTCATGGAGAGCTTGGTGCTTACTCAGACGGCGTTATGGCCGTTTTGCTTACCCAACAGTGTCAGTGTTACGGTTTGGTTACCTGACAGCACAGAGGGTGATATGGACAGTTTGGTAGATGGCATTATGATCATTTTAGTTACCCGATTGTGTAGATGGTGGTCAGTTTGTGGTTGTGGTTCTGCAGTCTCAGCAGGTGCTCGGCGTACTGGTATGTTAGCAAACTGGGCTTTCCCAGCAGCGCCTCATACTGAAGCTCTCGACCCGTCACCTTCTTGTAGACTGACTCCAGGCAGAGCAGGAACATCCCATGACCAAATCTATGGCAATACAAcaaggtaaaaaaacaaacaaaccaaggCCATGGATGAGGATGATGACACAAATGCATCACGAATCCCACTCCCTTCTAtagaaatagaataaaatatttactaaTTGATCATTTcacgggcggcacggtggtgcagtggttagcactcaGCAGTggtcgcctcatagcaagagggttccaggttcaaatcccggtctgggcccttctatgtggagtttgcatgttctccctgtgcctgcgtgggttttctccgggttctccggcttcctcccacaataccaaaaacatgcacattaggttaattggctgctctacattgccccctaggtgtgagtgtgagagtgtgtggttgtttgtctttgtgtgttggccctgtgattgactggcgaccagtccagggtgaaccccgcctctcgcccgtagtcagctgggataggctccagctcccccgcgaccctgacggataagcggtatagaaaatggatggatggatgatcatTTCACTATGTATTGATATAGAGTCACGCCTTCCACCTGAGAggcaacaggaagtggaaaaatGACTTCCTGAGTGCTTTGGTTACCGTGGAGACGGGGCCTCTGCCATCCACATCAGGTCCATGTTACAAGCGAGCACTGGCAGCTGCATCGATAGCTGAGGGTCATACGCACAACCAGGATTCCCATTGGTCAGGAGCACGTCAATCAGTAGCTGTAGGTTGGTCTCCCATCTGACTGGCTCCCCAAACAGGATGATCGCTGCAGCAACACAGGAAGTCAGCAAGAAGAAGCCATCAAATAAGAGCgaagaaagaaatgacatgCAGGGCAGCTTAAACATGTTTCATTGATCCTTCATTTCTGTGCTCATTACCTTCAATTTTGGGAAGAGTCTTCAGAGGAGACggctgaaaaagacaaaatactgtTAGATGGACGAACTTCTGGATCTTTAGTCAAATATCAAACGAAAAACAGGTAGAAGCCAAGTTCTGTCTCTGGTGTAAACCTGCTTCTCTCTGCAGATGACACCTCGCACGCACAGCGTTTGTAATTAGTGTTCAAGTCATTAACGAACATTGTGATGGAAATAGATTTATCAGCGTTGTTTGTTGAAACAATAACTGTGATTGGATAGCCAGacaatcatttttcatcagttctGTAATCCAGATCTCCTTGTCATTGGGTGGATGAAAATAAAGGTCTCTTGTTTATTCGGGCATTCGGGTCATGGTTTCTGGAGACATTGCTGATCACTTGTggctttgagcaccacaagtgaagttccatctagttccattatattcaagagaaggcagacatctttcTCTGcaactctgcaactcacaccaaaactatctagatggataaacagcactacagttAAGTGGACAAACATTTTATAGAGATAAGAGATATGCAGACACAAATTAAAGTCACCCAAATGTTTACAAAAGACAGTTCACTTTAGTTTTTGGTCTCTTATTTTTAAAGTGTATAGTACAACATGTCACAACTACACCTGACGTTACAGTGCCTTCCTGTTTATGTTGGTAACTGCTTTTGAATGGACAACACTGCAGATGTTTCCTGGCAACACTAAATTCACTAACTGAGACACTTCTTACATTTCGGTGGTTGAGTTTATTTTAGATAAACACCAGTTTGGAGTCACCTGTCACAGCTACAGCACTCACAGGTAGTCTGGGTCTCCTGTTGTGGTCCACCATGTCCAGCAGGGGGTGATGTTCTCTGAGCTGCTCAATGCTCACAACCTTCTGAAAACCCAGCCTGGTGAAACAGTCAAGTCCTCCAACACATGAATCGTTCAGACTGAAGCTACAGAGCAAAACATGCCTCAGGGTGATCAACTGTTAGATCACATGAGGTCAAAGAACCTCGTAACACTGAAACATCCACTCTACCTACAAGTGATAGACTGTAAAATACACACTGAGCTTTAATGTGTACATGTCCTACTGCACGCTGCATTCACTCTATTTAGACGTGTAATAATACTTATTCTGCAGATAACCAGCTGTAATATCAGAGACAAGACTGAGAGACGCAACAGCAGCCAAAGactctgcctctgtctgaaAGAATATAATCACAAACTACAAACCTCAAGCCCCCACAACAATAATGCCTTTGAGCTGGCCAATGAACTGAATGTATACTGATACACCATGGAAGGCAAAGGCCCTGACAAAGGCCCACTATGTTGTGTTGTCAGAGGGCGTTGGTGGCTCTGATTTTTAATTTGGGAACCAGCAAGTGGGCTGGAGTGGTCCAACGCTAACTTAAGGTGTTGTCTTGCGATAGGTAACAGCCTATCAAGTGTGACGTTTTGCCATGAAATATGTTTCTAACCATTGTCTTTTCAGGTGCTGATCAAGTGAAATGCTGCCTGATAGCAATTTGACAGAATCGCTACATTTGTACAACTTCATCCGGGAAAACAGCAGTACGACTGATGTCCTGAGACTGATGTCAAAGGAAAATGTCTGCCATGTGGTCTATGAGCCTCGACTGCTGTCAGTATGAAGAAGAAGCCAGTCGGAGGTCAGAGGTGAAGGATACGTGTTGGCGATGTCGGTCACTGGTCCCTGTCCAGACACCAGGACACATTTATCATGGAAAGTCTTCAACATTCGCAAAGGACTATGGGAAAGAACTACCTGCTCTGGGGCGatctacagagagagagagagagagagagagagagagagagagagagggcataCGACTGTGACAAACCTCATTATCTATCATGAAATGTAGAACAAAGCAGAAATATATCAAATGGAAATGAATACAAATGGTCTCTGATAATAATACGGTTTAATGAACTGGGTACAAACAAAGGAGCAGACATGAACGCAGAAcacctctctgtttgtctctgcgtCTTTGTTCAGTCTGTCTCACCTGGACCTCCAGCAAATGAGACAGCTGCTGGGCCTTGTGATGTCTCTGACAGCTGCCTGCATTGGTGACAAAGACGACAGGAAAGAGGAAGTTGTTGTTTTGATCCACAAGCTTCCGAAATGCTCGTCGAGCAGCTGGTATCACAGAGCCGCCGCGAAGCAAGACGCCATCCACGTCAAAGAGGACGCCCACCTGATGGAGACAAACCAGCAAGATCAACAGACAGGTCAAACAGACATCACTTCGTTAATGCTCAGATAACTAAAGCCCCATGAACATCACACGGGGAGGTGGGGCATGAAGTCTTCATCGTGCTCCTCAATAATGTAACCAGCTCAGTCACattctgcaaaccacagatatgCGACACGAAGACGAGGTGATTGTCCAAGCACAGGACCAAAGAacagctgcatttttattttttttaacaatgcaAATGGGCTTTTCCAGTTGCATTTGTGCCTTTTATTGTTTCTGACTCATGAagttacagccagcagctgtaaACGGGAAAACAGCTAGTGTGAGTCTTTCCAAAGTTAAAAAGCACACTGATTAACATGCTATAAAGCTTATTTACCtgagctaaccagctgctggctgtacaTTCATATAACACGAGAAATGGTGTCAATGTGAGCATTTGACTCTCAGCAAATATCCAAAATATGttgctgcattatttattttctttaaagtgAAGACACCCGTGGCATGTCACTGACATTCGCAGTAATAAGAAACAAGTGAAGGAATGACTGTAATTCTTATCCCCATAACCATGAGTGCATCTGTGGGTGAGCCTACTGCAAAGGTCAATACATTAAGTTCAGATCATTTCATACTTGAGTCTGAAAGTAATTTCAATCTTGGTCCTTAACTTCAGACAAGTTAACAAAAGCTGAGCAGCTGAACTGTCGCTCAGGAGATCATGCTATCAAACTGACCAATAACCAAGTCAGTGTGTAATCACACCaaacaccgacacacacacacagactgacctgCCTGCTGGTTGACATGGATCTGACCGCCTGCTGCAGGAAACCTCGACACCACATGACTCCCGTTTGTCTGTCACACATGAGCTGTTTGCTCATTTATACTGACGGggccatgacatcatcaggggCAGGCAACATGACTGAATGCTGCTGTGTCCCAAATCCAGACTACATACTGATCAGTTTGATCAGTCAGTTTATGACTCCATATCTTAATGTTTtatacaaacaggaaacaaagaaactcaTCACAAGTTACTCCATCAATCCAACCATGACCTTCATCTTCTATTCATCTGTTGATTTTCGCTCatttgataaataaaacatcaggaaacaaggaaaagaTCCATTAAACGTCACATTTTGTCCAAACGACAACGTTAATATGCTGATGTTGGTAGGTATGTTTGTCATGTTCACtagtttagcattttagcatgttGACATTAGCTAATTAGTGCTAAACCCAGACGGTGtgatgcattaaaatgttgacctgatgatgaaAAGTCACAGGATCATGAAGTTATCACacttcatcctgaggggaacatgaatgtttgAACCACATTTCATCACAATCTGTTCTGTTGTTAGAGGTAGAGATACTGCAGTCTCAAGTTTAATAAATGATTTTCAACCATTTTAACATGTGACAAATTAcaacaaactgtgtgtctgtttggatCTCAGTGTCACAAAAATGTACTTCCTTTAAATAGCTGGAATGGTCCAAAATCTCACagccaaatgaatgaattaaatcaatcaaatatGTATGTAAACTATATGACTATATATATACTAACTGTATGTGATGTAGTTTAAAGCgtcatcagcttcagctgtctTTACTGCTGTAGCTGTTACAGCTGATATATTATTTTGAACAAACTTACAATAAACAGAAAGATTTTTCAGcaaaatgagtacttttacaaCTGATACTTTAACTACATTTGGCtgattatatttatataataattcTGTACTCATGAATAGATTTTTTACTTGTAGTGGAGGATCtcagtacttcttccaccactgcaaacacacacacaggctgattaAATGTGGCTGACAGCAGTTTTCCCCTCTCACATGACATCACATGCAGTGTTCTGTTCAGCCATTAATTAGCCAATCACATGCTGCAGAATGCTGCCACCAATCAACCAATCAGCTACCAGATTGAAACCACATGAtgagacaaaagacagagaggaaactgAAGAGGACAGACTATTTATGTAACAGCGTGTGAATGTGGCGTTCACTAAACTatgaaagagacacaaagaggaagacagtgagagagagagacaccacCTCAGTGTGTTTCCAGGTGTTCCGAGTTCTTCAGGATATGTTTTTAAGGTGCATAAAGTCTTCAGTGTCTCCAGGGGGCGCCGGGTGATAATGTCCACATGCTGAAGACTGAAACAGATCTGTTGATATGGAGTTACACAGACATGAGCTGACCAGAGCTCTGTAGCTACTGCCCATCTCTGCTGCAGGCTACATTAGCCGCTACTAGCATAACACACCACAATCCACCAAAAACAACTGTCTGCAGTCCAAtagcattgtgggtaatgtaggagGCAGGTTTTGATGAGACAGAatgcatgaaataaaatcattctCCTGCACTGAATTTAAACTGTCCCACAGAGTCACAGGGAGCCACGTGATAACAAACATGACACATTACATTCAGTcacatacaaaaaaagacaaacaaacacagattccCAAAGAGTTAGGACTTGCAGGGGTTAAAGAAGACTCGTCTCACCTGTTTGCATAAAAGACTTTCCATTTTCCAGTaatcagtgtttaaaaaaacacagaaaaagtggAGGAttagagctgctgctcagctgctgagagctgggaagctctggaggagagctgctggCAGAACTGGAGCCTCCGGTGGGATAAACAACCAGAcacaacactgctgctgctcactaGCTTACAGCTAATGTAAAGTGTTTTTTGTAGGTTTTTGATGCTCAAGACATCACTGGTCTCCATGGATTGTTTTTAAGTACAGATAATGATTGACCCGAATGTCTTCCATTTGTCTGGGACACTGAAAGCTTCCAAGACTCATGGACCTGCTTCGGCTCTGTTTCGCAGTCCTATAATCACATGATAAGATGGATTTTAATGGACATTTCAAGCTGTAATACATAAGAAGTGTAGAGTCAAAACATGGCACACAAGACGGGTGTTTTCTGATTTGACAGGTTATGAGACACAGTTGAAAGTGATTTCAGTGCTCCTGTAAATCTGCAGATTctccattaacaaaaaaaaaacaatctgaaaatcTGTACAGccaacaaaagcacaaacaacaaactgtgctgaaaacattttaataagaaACAGGTCAAGTataaaaatgagctgaaatttacatcaacagacagacaggtgacagACAGATTACAATCCCAGCAGAGTTCTGGCAGTCTGACTCTGTGCCTGAAGCGCCTCGCTGGCATAACGCTGCAACAGCTCCATCTTTTTCCTCCTGACCAGGGCCTCCTCCACCTGAGGGATGGACAAGTCAGAcaggtgagagacagacagacagacagagacgtctcacctctgtgtgtgtgtgtgtctcacctccTTCTGTGAGGGAACAGGTACATGTGCGATGAAGGTgactcctccctcctctccctcctgctcctcccggctctcctcttcatcaggctgcacacacacacaaaaacagacacacacacacacctcactgacaggaagttACATATGGAGCCCTGCCCACAACCCCAACAGAGTGTCtcacatttattgttattttatccATTGTCATCACTAAGCAACAGCCTTATtgaagacaaagtgaaatgtttctttttctctgttaaaaGGTTTTTAGGGAAAGTTTCTCATCACTCGAATCAGACTGTGCAGCCCcctttgtgatttgtgattctGGGTTGTGTAAATGAAACTGACTTTTTTCAGCTGCTCAACCACCAGGAGGTTTTATGCTGATAATgtgcacatccttcccttatccttgcacgctttgcaccctctatatcctgtttgctgctgtaatttcccagtctTGGtactaataaaggattatcttatcttatctcattattttataatttttcaAACCAGTGTTAGAAAGTGTTcaccaaaaactgaaaagaccAACAGGAAGAAACAACTGATGTAATACATGAAGGGAGAAAAGTTTCACAACCCTTAGACACAACCAGCTGATCCTAAATCTGATCCTTAAACTTCCACAGGACCCTTGAAACTCCTGGAAAACCCTGGAATGTAAAGGGAGAGTTCACCTCTTCGTTGTGGACAGTGTAgatgctctcctcctcctcctcttcctcctgctgttgtttgtcCCCT encodes the following:
- the zgc:77375 gene encoding haloacid dehalogenase-like hydrolase domain-containing 5, which translates into the protein MSKQLMCDRQTGVMWCRGFLQQAVRSMSTSRQVGVLFDVDGVLLRGGSVIPAARRAFRKLVDQNNNFLFPVVFVTNAGSCQRHHKAQQLSHLLEVQIAPEQVVLSHSPLRMLKTFHDKCVLVSGQGPVTDIANTLGFQKVVSIEQLREHHPLLDMVDHNRRPRLPPSPLKTLPKIEAIILFGEPVRWETNLQLLIDVLLTNGNPGCAYDPQLSMQLPVLACNMDLMWMAEAPSPRFGHGMFLLCLESVYKKVTGRELQYEALLGKPSLLTYQYAEHLLRLQNHNHKLTTIYTIGDNLMTDIYGANLYNRYLAQQHAAMTTTTKLVAQGMGSHLTMVVPEEEMVSAAAQCRSILVCTGVYDPRSPLPSNQSGAITETVFHGHRDLVLEPDLVEPSHLVEDVDAAVDLLLRQESTVPSGL